The Pelosinus sp. IPA-1 genome contains a region encoding:
- a CDS encoding ABC transporter permease yields MKDLLKKREFLMFMMLLIISLCISLIAPAFLTPSNLLSIIMNNVILAIMAMGMTLVIVTSGIDVSVGSQLGFAAIFVGMLALLPSSNIFTVLLVGILCGTLLGILNGILIAGAEIPAIVVSLGTMNIFRGSLLLYTNGKWVTSLPTWYTSLYNTSVLGMPTPILILLLVIGVTYFIAQHTRLGRSIYALGGNPAIASRVGINTGKVTLFVFAYMGALTGIASILYGAQLATIDPNAGTSFELMVISAVVIGGANVLGGSGSLLGSLIGVLILGVLQNGIILMRIEPYWQNVVVGLILITAVTLDVVNNRKNEASKKVIYVAEDIKAGVKA; encoded by the coding sequence ATGAAAGATTTGCTTAAAAAACGTGAGTTTCTCATGTTTATGATGCTATTGATTATCAGTTTATGTATATCTCTTATCGCCCCCGCTTTTCTGACGCCGTCTAACTTGCTCAGTATTATTATGAATAATGTTATCTTGGCAATTATGGCGATGGGCATGACCTTAGTTATTGTTACCTCAGGTATTGACGTATCAGTTGGCTCGCAGTTAGGGTTTGCTGCCATATTTGTTGGTATGTTAGCTTTACTGCCCAGTTCAAACATATTCACAGTGTTACTAGTAGGCATACTTTGCGGGACTTTATTAGGTATCTTAAATGGTATATTAATTGCTGGAGCCGAGATACCAGCTATTGTAGTTAGCTTAGGGACAATGAATATTTTTCGTGGAAGTTTATTGCTGTATACAAATGGTAAGTGGGTAACATCCCTACCTACTTGGTATACAAGTCTTTATAACACGTCAGTTTTAGGTATGCCAACTCCAATTCTGATTTTGCTATTGGTGATTGGTGTTACTTACTTTATTGCTCAGCACACTCGATTAGGGCGAAGTATCTATGCCTTAGGAGGTAATCCGGCAATTGCTTCAAGAGTTGGTATCAACACAGGGAAGGTAACCTTGTTTGTCTTTGCTTATATGGGAGCGCTAACTGGCATCGCCAGTATCTTGTATGGTGCTCAATTGGCGACAATTGATCCCAATGCAGGCACATCCTTTGAATTAATGGTTATTTCTGCCGTTGTCATCGGTGGTGCGAATGTGCTTGGAGGAAGTGGCAGCTTACTGGGAAGTTTGATTGGTGTATTAATTCTAGGTGTTTTGCAAAATGGCATTATTCTGATGCGTATCGAACCTTATTGGCAGAATGTAGTTGTGGGTTTAATCTTAATTACCGCAGTAACATTGGATGTCGTGAACAATCGTAAAAATGAAGCAAGTAAAAAAGTAATTTATGTCGCCGAGGACATAAAGGCAGGTGTTAAAGCATGA
- a CDS encoding sugar ABC transporter ATP-binding protein codes for MASEYIINLKNISKTFGGVKALDGVSLDIKRGEVHALVGENGAGKSTLIKVLAGVHFPDDGAEIYINGERTIIKNPMDAIRKGISVIYQDISLFPNLTVAENICIGNDAVWKAKLNWPKIKELAQIAIAKVGSKIDPGMLLKDLNLASQQIVAIARAISFNASLIIMDEPTSALSSGEVENLYQIIDNLRKNNIAVLFISHKFDEVYRVATRATILRDGKFIAAHNTENVNPQELIRLMVGRDVQYISMNAEKISSEEILKVKNLSKKGNFRNISFELRKGEIIGITGLVGSGRTELAKAIFGLNKPDSGEIILGGQLATIASSNDAVKYGIGYVPENRQLEGLIGKNTVCQNISLSILEQLCDKYNSIDVIKERKLAQEYIEKLDVRPTDMDKLVGQLSGGNQQKVVLAKWLVTNPKILITDEPTSGVDIGAKIEIHKALRQLANSGIGVIVISSELPEILAVSDRIFIMRQGSIVSVIDKNQATQEVILAKALGA; via the coding sequence TTGGCCTCAGAATATATCATCAATCTAAAAAATATTAGCAAAACATTTGGCGGTGTAAAGGCATTAGATGGTGTTTCACTAGATATTAAGCGTGGTGAAGTTCATGCGTTGGTAGGGGAAAATGGTGCTGGGAAATCCACATTAATCAAGGTATTAGCGGGTGTTCATTTTCCAGATGATGGTGCTGAGATCTATATTAATGGGGAACGAACCATTATAAAAAATCCAATGGATGCCATTCGCAAGGGGATCTCGGTTATCTATCAAGATATTAGCTTATTTCCTAATTTAACGGTTGCAGAAAATATTTGTATTGGCAATGATGCTGTATGGAAGGCAAAGCTTAACTGGCCAAAAATTAAGGAATTGGCACAAATCGCCATTGCCAAAGTAGGTTCAAAGATTGACCCAGGCATGTTGCTAAAAGATTTAAATTTGGCTTCACAGCAGATTGTTGCTATTGCTAGAGCAATCAGTTTCAACGCTAGTTTAATTATTATGGATGAGCCTACCTCCGCATTATCCTCAGGGGAGGTTGAAAACCTATATCAGATTATAGATAACCTCCGCAAGAACAATATTGCTGTTTTGTTTATTAGTCATAAATTTGATGAAGTATATCGTGTGGCGACTCGTGCAACAATACTCCGAGATGGTAAATTTATTGCTGCCCACAATACTGAAAATGTGAATCCGCAAGAGCTAATACGTTTAATGGTTGGGCGAGATGTACAATATATCTCCATGAATGCAGAGAAGATTTCCAGCGAAGAAATTTTGAAAGTCAAAAATTTGAGTAAAAAAGGTAATTTCCGTAATATCTCTTTTGAACTTAGAAAAGGTGAAATTATTGGAATTACAGGGTTAGTTGGTTCAGGGCGTACGGAACTAGCGAAGGCGATTTTTGGACTTAATAAACCAGACTCGGGAGAAATCATTTTAGGCGGTCAACTTGCAACCATTGCGTCCTCTAATGACGCAGTAAAGTATGGAATAGGATATGTTCCAGAAAATAGACAGTTGGAAGGGCTGATTGGTAAAAATACTGTCTGTCAAAACATTAGCTTATCGATTTTGGAACAGCTGTGCGATAAATATAATTCAATTGATGTAATCAAGGAAAGAAAACTTGCTCAGGAATATATAGAGAAATTAGATGTTAGGCCTACTGATATGGATAAATTGGTTGGGCAATTAAGTGGCGGTAATCAGCAAAAAGTAGTATTGGCTAAATGGTTAGTTACAAACCCGAAGATTTTGATTACAGATGAACCAACAAGCGGAGTCGATATCGGTGCAAAAATTGAAATACATAAAGCCCTCAGGCAATTGGCGAATAGCGGTATAGGTGTTATTGTAATTTCCTCTGAACTGCCTGAGATATTGGCAGTGAGTGATCGAATATTTATAATGCGGCAAGGTAGTATCGTTAGTGTTATTGATAAAAACCAAGCAACTCAGGAAGTTATTTTAGCAAAAGCTTTAGGTGCATAA
- the rhaA gene encoding L-rhamnose isomerase, translating into MVNSLAKRYEEARMIYSQLGVDTDLVLEKLAQVKISLHCWQGDDVHGFLRNEELSGGISVTGNYPGAARTPQELRQDLEKALTVIPGKHKVNLHAIYADTDEKVDLDALEPKHFKPWVEWAKEQKLGLDFNPSCFSHPNFQDGFSISHPDEKIRKFWIMHCKATRKISEYFGKELKQTCVTNFWFPDGYKDVPVDRMAPRRRMKEALDEVFSEKIDSKYNVDTIESKLFGIGSESYVVGSHEFCLSYAIKHDKAICLDVGHFHPTETISNKLSAIALFDTEILLHVSRPVRWDSDHVVIMDDELQEIAKELVRNNLLNKTHIGLDYFDASINRIAAWVIGSRNMIKAILRAMLEPTELLKEAEAKGDLTTRLVLLEELKSFPFGAIWDYYCEKMGVPVRESWLVDVKRYETDVLMKRK; encoded by the coding sequence GTGGTTAATAGTTTAGCAAAACGATATGAAGAAGCAAGAATGATTTATAGTCAATTAGGGGTAGATACGGATTTAGTCCTAGAAAAATTAGCGCAAGTAAAAATTTCCTTGCATTGTTGGCAAGGGGATGATGTGCATGGGTTTCTTAGAAATGAGGAATTATCCGGGGGAATTTCAGTTACAGGTAATTACCCAGGGGCTGCTCGTACCCCTCAAGAACTTCGTCAAGATTTAGAAAAAGCCCTTACTGTAATTCCAGGAAAACACAAGGTTAATTTGCATGCCATTTACGCCGATACCGATGAAAAGGTGGATCTTGATGCATTAGAACCAAAACATTTCAAACCTTGGGTAGAATGGGCTAAGGAACAGAAACTGGGACTAGATTTTAATCCTAGTTGTTTTTCCCATCCAAACTTTCAAGATGGTTTTTCCATAAGCCATCCTGATGAAAAAATACGGAAGTTTTGGATTATGCATTGCAAAGCAACACGTAAAATATCTGAATATTTCGGCAAGGAATTGAAGCAAACTTGTGTTACTAATTTTTGGTTTCCTGATGGCTATAAGGATGTACCTGTTGATCGTATGGCCCCCAGAAGACGGATGAAAGAAGCTCTAGATGAAGTATTTAGCGAAAAAATTGATTCTAAATATAACGTAGATACAATTGAAAGTAAATTATTCGGTATTGGCTCAGAAAGTTATGTAGTTGGTTCCCATGAATTTTGTTTAAGTTATGCGATTAAACATGACAAAGCTATTTGCTTAGACGTAGGTCATTTCCATCCAACAGAAACCATTTCAAATAAACTATCAGCTATAGCACTATTTGATACCGAAATTTTATTGCATGTGAGCCGTCCAGTTCGCTGGGATAGTGACCATGTAGTGATTATGGATGATGAATTACAAGAAATTGCCAAAGAACTAGTACGCAACAATTTGCTAAATAAGACACATATTGGACTGGATTATTTTGATGCTAGCATCAATCGGATTGCTGCATGGGTAATTGGATCACGTAATATGATAAAGGCAATACTGCGTGCTATGCTTGAACCTACTGAATTATTGAAGGAAGCAGAAGCCAAAGGTGATCTTACCACTCGTTTGGTACTGTTAGAAGAGTTGAAATCTTTTCCTTTTGGTGCAATTTGGGATTACTATTGCGAAAAGATGGGGGTTCCTGTAAGAGAATCATGGTTGGTTGATGTAAAAAGATATGAAACAGATGTTTTGATGAAACGAAAATAA
- a CDS encoding sulfite exporter TauE/SafE family protein, translating into MTIVAIKILLISISAGILGSILGLGGGIIVTPALTFLFGVDIQHAIGASLISVIATSSGAAVAYIRDGITNIRVGMFLEIATTIGAITGAMIGGIISPNLLYALFGFFIFYSAVLMLKKVKEELPGEVALHSVASKLKLQGEYYDKALKKTVPYNVDNVYGGFGVMYGAGIISGLLGIGSGSFKVMAMDVFMKLPLKVSSATSNFMMGVTGAASAGIYLFRGDISPLISAPVALGVLIGATIGTRIMQRLKSKTIRKIFVPILMYVAIQMMAQGLGVTL; encoded by the coding sequence GTGACGATTGTAGCTATAAAGATACTGCTTATTTCTATTTCAGCAGGAATTCTTGGCTCTATTTTAGGTCTTGGTGGAGGAATTATTGTTACACCAGCATTAACCTTCTTGTTTGGGGTGGATATTCAGCATGCTATTGGTGCAAGTCTTATTTCTGTTATTGCTACTTCCAGTGGGGCGGCAGTAGCCTACATTCGAGATGGAATTACCAATATCCGGGTAGGAATGTTTTTAGAAATTGCAACAACAATAGGGGCTATTACAGGGGCCATGATAGGTGGGATTATTTCGCCTAACTTATTGTACGCACTGTTCGGTTTCTTTATTTTTTATTCCGCTGTACTTATGCTGAAAAAGGTCAAAGAAGAGCTGCCTGGTGAAGTAGCTTTACATAGTGTAGCAAGTAAACTAAAGTTGCAAGGCGAGTACTATGATAAAGCATTAAAGAAAACTGTTCCCTATAATGTGGATAATGTGTATGGTGGTTTTGGCGTTATGTATGGGGCTGGAATTATATCAGGCCTTTTAGGTATCGGAAGCGGCAGTTTTAAAGTAATGGCAATGGACGTTTTTATGAAGCTGCCTTTAAAGGTTTCTAGTGCAACTAGTAATTTTATGATGGGTGTTACTGGTGCAGCGAGTGCTGGGATCTATTTATTTAGAGGAGATATTAGTCCTCTCATCTCAGCCCCTGTTGCCCTTGGTGTTTTGATTGGCGCTACCATTGGAACTAGAATTATGCAACGGTTAAAAAGCAAAACCATTCGTAAAATTTTTGTTCCAATTCTAATGTACGTGGCAATTCAAATGATGGCACAAGGATTGGGGGTTACATTATGA
- a CDS encoding autoinducer 2 ABC transporter substrate-binding protein yields the protein MKVNRKITTLLMLVFVVSMLLVGCGSSNSNTAAKQDNQGKSGKKVVAMVPKVIGSPYFDTCAEGAKKVAAEFGFELLYTGPTAADAAQQVNIIQDLISKKVDVLIVSANDAQAVAPVLKKAKAAGIKVITYDADTTPDARDLFINQTTPEILGRHIMDNIAKEIGGSGEYAILTASLTASNQNVWIKWMKDQQAAKYPDIKLVTIAPSEEDQQKAFAQTQNLVKAYPNLKGIAALSTVAEPGAAQAIEQMGLIGKIKLIGLATPNGMRQYLKSGAAQSATLWDVGKLGYLSMYMAKQLLDGKTPTDGMEIPTVGKVAYKADTKEIIMGEPLDFTKENVDTFNF from the coding sequence ATGAAGGTTAATAGAAAGATTACAACGTTATTGATGTTGGTTTTTGTTGTGTCTATGCTGCTAGTAGGATGTGGCAGTAGTAATTCAAATACTGCTGCAAAACAGGATAATCAAGGAAAGTCAGGTAAGAAAGTGGTAGCAATGGTACCTAAAGTAATTGGTAGCCCTTATTTTGATACTTGCGCAGAAGGTGCCAAGAAAGTAGCAGCTGAATTTGGTTTTGAACTTTTATATACTGGACCAACGGCTGCTGATGCTGCCCAACAAGTAAATATAATTCAAGATTTAATTAGTAAAAAAGTAGACGTGTTAATTGTTTCTGCTAACGATGCACAAGCTGTTGCTCCTGTACTTAAGAAAGCAAAAGCAGCTGGTATTAAAGTAATAACATATGACGCTGACACCACTCCAGATGCTCGTGATCTATTTATCAATCAGACAACTCCTGAAATACTTGGTCGTCATATTATGGACAATATAGCCAAAGAAATTGGTGGCAGTGGCGAGTATGCCATTTTAACAGCTTCCTTAACAGCTTCCAATCAAAATGTCTGGATTAAATGGATGAAAGACCAACAAGCTGCTAAGTATCCTGATATTAAACTGGTAACGATTGCACCAAGTGAAGAAGATCAGCAAAAAGCTTTTGCACAAACACAAAACCTAGTGAAAGCCTATCCTAATTTGAAAGGAATTGCGGCTTTATCCACTGTTGCTGAACCAGGCGCAGCACAGGCTATCGAACAAATGGGTTTAATAGGCAAAATCAAATTAATTGGTTTAGCTACTCCTAATGGAATGAGACAATACTTAAAGAGTGGTGCAGCACAAAGCGCTACCTTATGGGATGTTGGTAAACTTGGCTATTTAAGCATGTATATGGCAAAACAACTTCTTGATGGCAAAACTCCTACCGATGGAATGGAGATTCCTACTGTAGGTAAGGTTGCGTATAAGGCAGATACTAAGGAAATCATCATGGGTGAACCTTTAGATTTCACAAAAGAGAATGTCGATACTTTTAATTTCTAA
- a CDS encoding HD domain-containing protein → MNRVFQIQERYLAEIARFENTSMIRDISLNWEKIHMASCAAVGRILAIKRGADAELSSIACSIHDYGRIITGKQYDHAAVGYEPLKLFLAQNGYFTSEEIELLAKAAQNHSSKKEIGSPLEEIVKDADVFDCYQYGLPLEREEQRVRLKSILEELSH, encoded by the coding sequence ATGAATAGAGTGTTTCAGATACAAGAAAGATACCTTGCTGAAATTGCAAGATTTGAGAATACGAGTATGATTCGAGATATATCTTTAAACTGGGAAAAAATACATATGGCTAGTTGTGCAGCGGTAGGGCGAATTCTTGCAATAAAAAGAGGCGCGGACGCGGAACTAAGTTCCATAGCATGTTCGATACATGATTATGGCCGTATTATAACGGGGAAACAATATGATCATGCCGCTGTAGGTTATGAGCCTCTTAAGTTGTTTCTTGCACAAAATGGTTATTTTACCTCAGAAGAGATTGAACTTCTTGCAAAGGCCGCACAGAATCATAGTAGTAAAAAAGAAATCGGAAGCCCTTTAGAGGAAATTGTCAAAGATGCAGATGTATTTGATTGTTATCAATATGGTCTTCCCCTAGAGAGAGAAGAGCAAAGAGTTCGACTAAAGAGTATTCTAGAAGAATTGAGTCACTAA
- a CDS encoding DUF1634 domain-containing protein translates to MSEVLEKEKQASVKALNEAEIFVSKSLRVGVLLSASIIFVGLMLFLVSGESGYPGETYPTLLKDIFVGASKMKPFAIILAGLVLLILTPIMRVGVSILVFLKEKDWLYVVISAIVFLILISSFFFGK, encoded by the coding sequence ATGAGTGAAGTATTAGAAAAGGAAAAACAAGCTTCTGTAAAGGCACTTAATGAAGCTGAAATCTTTGTGAGTAAGTCTTTGCGGGTTGGTGTGTTGTTAAGCGCCAGCATTATTTTTGTAGGACTTATGCTTTTTTTAGTAAGTGGGGAAAGTGGTTATCCTGGAGAAACGTATCCGACTCTTCTTAAAGATATTTTTGTAGGAGCATCAAAAATGAAACCATTTGCCATTATTTTGGCAGGGTTAGTTTTATTGATATTAACCCCTATTATGCGAGTGGGTGTTTCAATACTGGTTTTTTTAAAAGAGAAGGATTGGTTATATGTAGTTATTTCAGCTATTGTTTTTCTAATTCTGATTAGTAGTTTTTTCTTTGGTAAATAA
- a CDS encoding 3D domain-containing protein: MSHKHRRNHTIARLQKKFKGLAAAVAGATILSGAMLPGIPAATVHASADPNAAGNAPVEVSQQVKDTPSTHNSTTEKSTPSAQSRHQDSKDTNDQNKDSSGKAPAHYEKVLDIKATAYAPGAHDNDQWGDKTFLGTDIRPGVIAVDPNVIPLGSKVFIQYPDGHGEYAVAEDTGGAIKGNRIDIAKTSVDHALDFGKKDVKVFIVDSGKA, from the coding sequence ATGAGTCATAAGCATAGACGAAACCATACTATTGCACGGTTACAGAAAAAATTCAAAGGTCTTGCAGCGGCAGTCGCGGGAGCTACCATACTATCTGGTGCAATGTTACCAGGAATACCAGCAGCTACTGTCCATGCTTCCGCTGACCCAAATGCTGCTGGCAACGCTCCAGTTGAAGTCTCCCAACAAGTCAAAGACACTCCTTCAACTCACAATTCAACTACCGAAAAATCAACTCCTTCCGCTCAATCAAGACATCAAGATTCCAAAGATACGAATGATCAAAATAAAGACTCTTCTGGAAAAGCCCCAGCACATTATGAAAAGGTACTGGATATTAAGGCAACGGCTTATGCACCAGGCGCTCACGACAATGACCAATGGGGTGATAAAACATTTTTAGGTACTGATATCCGCCCTGGAGTCATCGCCGTAGATCCTAATGTCATCCCCTTAGGGTCTAAAGTATTTATCCAGTATCCTGATGGCCACGGTGAATACGCCGTAGCGGAAGATACTGGAGGAGCCATTAAAGGAAACCGTATTGACATTGCTAAAACTTCTGTTGATCATGCCCTAGACTTTGGCAAGAAGGATGTAAAAGTATTCATCGTTGATTCAGGAAAAGCATAA
- the rhaD gene encoding rhamnulose-1-phosphate aldolase codes for MSLTYIQHKIPFVREMMEVTRNLWEMGWGERNGGNISYLLAEEEVETYIDVTNVKRSLALEFPVVDLAGKYFIVSGTGKYFKNVVFNPEENLGVIRVAKDGKAIDIVWGYEDGSRPTSELAAHFMSHMERLKQDPNHRIILHTHATNSLAMTFVHDLDEKLFTKTLWQMCTECLVVFPDGVGVIPWIVPGTNKIGEITAEKMKDHRVVIWPQHGIFGAGRTMDETFGLIETVEKAAQIYMLINSHQGGIKQSLTDQELLDLAETFSVIPVAGILEAK; via the coding sequence ATGAGTTTAACTTATATTCAACATAAAATTCCTTTTGTGCGAGAGATGATGGAGGTTACCCGTAATCTTTGGGAAATGGGCTGGGGTGAACGTAATGGAGGAAACATCAGTTATCTTTTAGCGGAGGAAGAGGTAGAGACATACATTGATGTAACGAATGTGAAGCGCAGTCTTGCTTTAGAATTTCCTGTCGTGGATTTAGCAGGCAAGTATTTCATTGTAAGTGGTACTGGGAAGTATTTCAAAAATGTAGTGTTTAATCCAGAGGAAAACTTAGGTGTTATCCGTGTTGCAAAGGATGGTAAGGCGATTGATATTGTATGGGGATATGAAGATGGTAGTCGTCCGACAAGTGAATTGGCAGCCCATTTTATGAGTCATATGGAGAGGCTAAAACAGGACCCGAATCATCGCATTATTCTCCATACCCATGCCACAAATTCATTGGCTATGACATTTGTCCATGATCTTGATGAAAAATTGTTTACCAAGACATTGTGGCAAATGTGTACAGAGTGTCTAGTTGTTTTTCCAGATGGAGTTGGTGTCATTCCATGGATTGTACCAGGAACTAATAAAATTGGTGAAATCACAGCGGAGAAAATGAAAGATCATCGGGTAGTTATATGGCCACAACATGGAATCTTTGGTGCAGGTAGGACAATGGATGAAACCTTTGGTTTGATCGAAACAGTAGAAAAGGCTGCTCAAATTTATATGCTGATTAACTCCCATCAAGGTGGCATTAAACAAAGTCTTACGGATCAAGAACTTCTAGATTTAGCTGAGACTTTCAGTGTCATTCCTGTAGCTGGAATACTGGAGGCTAAGTAA
- a CDS encoding ABC transporter permease gives MIKVKRSHELTLLLFFIVLMIVMSILAPSFLTVDNLLSVTQQMSEFGILALGVTVIIITAGIDLSVGSIAGLTTIVIAMTYGMSGSLVLAVILGIVTGALCGAFNGVLIAKIGVPPILVTLGTMTFFNGIALVLSKGNAISDLPEEFYFIGQGYLFGNIPVQTVIFAILAAVTSLLLSKTPWGRRVYAVGNNPVASIFSGVKVEQVLLYVYIFAGIMAAISGWIISSRVSTARADLGAVYLMQSISATVLGGTNIAGGSGTIFGTVIGVCVFAVLANGLNLIGVSPFAQNLLMGLALIVVLLINNMEIIRNKISLYIKLNFNS, from the coding sequence ATGATAAAAGTAAAGCGATCTCACGAATTGACGCTGCTGCTATTTTTTATCGTTTTAATGATTGTTATGAGTATTTTGGCACCATCCTTTTTAACGGTTGACAATCTCCTTTCTGTTACACAGCAGATGTCAGAATTCGGCATATTAGCATTAGGTGTTACGGTGATTATTATTACTGCAGGCATTGACCTTTCCGTAGGCTCAATTGCCGGTTTGACTACTATCGTTATTGCCATGACTTATGGCATGTCTGGTAGTTTAGTGCTGGCAGTTATTTTAGGAATAGTAACAGGAGCGTTGTGTGGTGCCTTTAACGGAGTGCTGATTGCCAAGATTGGTGTTCCGCCTATATTAGTAACATTGGGAACCATGACCTTTTTTAATGGTATTGCATTGGTACTTAGTAAAGGAAATGCGATTTCTGATTTACCAGAGGAATTCTATTTTATTGGGCAAGGTTACTTGTTTGGGAATATTCCCGTACAAACAGTTATTTTTGCTATATTGGCTGCTGTTACCTCCCTTTTGTTATCTAAGACACCTTGGGGACGAAGGGTGTACGCGGTGGGGAATAATCCAGTAGCCTCCATATTTTCTGGTGTTAAGGTTGAACAAGTACTTCTCTATGTATACATTTTTGCTGGTATTATGGCTGCAATTTCTGGTTGGATTATTTCTTCGCGAGTTTCTACTGCCAGAGCAGATTTGGGCGCTGTATATCTAATGCAGAGTATTTCTGCTACGGTTTTGGGAGGAACCAATATTGCTGGTGGTTCTGGTACCATTTTTGGAACAGTAATCGGTGTTTGTGTTTTTGCAGTTCTTGCGAATGGTCTTAATCTTATTGGTGTCAGTCCTTTCGCGCAAAACTTATTAATGGGCTTAGCTTTGATTGTAGTACTTTTAATTAACAATATGGAAATTATTAGAAATAAAATTTCTCTATATATCAAATTAAATTTTAACTCATGA
- the rhaM gene encoding L-rhamnose mutarotase translates to MIRKACIMKVFPNCHEEYRKRHEGIWPEMVNMLTEYGAHNYSIHLDPTTNSLFAYLEIEEEGKWSKSAETQICKKWWAYMKDVMETNPDNSPVVVNLQEVFYQA, encoded by the coding sequence ATGATTCGTAAAGCATGCATTATGAAGGTATTTCCTAATTGCCATGAAGAGTATAGAAAACGTCATGAGGGCATCTGGCCAGAAATGGTGAATATGCTTACCGAATATGGAGCTCACAATTATTCCATCCATCTTGATCCAACTACTAATTCCCTATTTGCTTATTTGGAAATTGAAGAAGAAGGAAAATGGAGTAAAAGTGCTGAAACTCAAATTTGCAAAAAATGGTGGGCCTATATGAAAGATGTCATGGAAACCAATCCAGACAATTCTCCGGTAGTAGTTAACTTACAAGAAGTTTTCTACCAAGCATAA
- a CDS encoding energy-coupling factor transporter transmembrane component T: MQTIAPITKLALTVFVTIWAMVLQSLPALAALIICQLLLLVIAKVGITIYKGIASLFVFAAVLAGMQYVLNHDIMLAGITAGKMIAMTLVFFILLATTRMQDLSAALVLQCHIPYEYAFMLTAALRFIPDFLAESKAIQEAQACRGYSPQGNLFQRFFSYMAVIKPLVLKAVTRSETMALSLELRGFGSRKKRSFGNQVTLAPRDYALLFSMVLFTSYLFIQIN; this comes from the coding sequence ATGCAAACAATAGCACCGATTACTAAATTAGCTCTGACAGTTTTCGTCACCATATGGGCCATGGTATTACAATCTCTTCCTGCCTTAGCCGCACTTATCATTTGCCAACTGCTCCTCCTCGTTATAGCAAAAGTAGGCATAACTATCTATAAAGGAATTGCCAGTCTCTTCGTTTTCGCCGCTGTTCTTGCTGGCATGCAGTATGTATTAAACCATGATATCATGCTGGCCGGGATTACTGCCGGTAAAATGATCGCTATGACGCTAGTCTTTTTTATCTTGCTGGCAACTACACGAATGCAAGATTTGTCCGCAGCCCTAGTTCTGCAATGTCATATCCCCTATGAGTATGCATTTATGTTAACTGCAGCGCTGCGCTTCATTCCCGACTTTTTAGCAGAAAGCAAAGCCATTCAAGAAGCGCAAGCTTGTCGTGGTTATTCCCCCCAAGGTAATCTTTTCCAACGTTTTTTTTCCTACATGGCTGTTATTAAACCCCTTGTTTTAAAAGCCGTAACTCGCTCAGAGACTATGGCTCTCAGTTTAGAGTTGCGTGGCTTTGGCAGTCGAAAGAAACGTAGCTTTGGTAATCAGGTAACCCTCGCCCCCCGCGACTATGCCTTATTATTTTCTATGGTACTCTTTACGTCCTATCTCTTTATTCAAATCAACTAG
- a CDS encoding Lrp/AsnC family transcriptional regulator, with amino-acid sequence MQFKNLDEIDRQILKYLSENGRLSNAELGRLVNLTRATVRERINQLVDHGIIDRFTIVVNPLKAGKMLSMYFNINVEWSKIDSVAEKLLAFDEITNVYQMSGPPHLHVHALFDDQEHANCCIRKLQSIDGITNVDSEFLITRYKERGALLI; translated from the coding sequence ATGCAGTTTAAGAACTTAGATGAAATTGATAGGCAGATACTAAAATATTTATCAGAAAACGGCCGGCTAAGTAATGCCGAGCTGGGCCGTCTTGTAAATTTAACTCGCGCGACTGTTAGAGAACGTATTAATCAACTTGTAGATCATGGAATCATTGATCGTTTTACGATTGTCGTCAATCCTTTAAAGGCTGGAAAAATGCTCTCTATGTATTTTAATATTAATGTAGAGTGGTCTAAAATAGATTCTGTTGCAGAAAAACTCTTGGCCTTCGACGAGATAACAAATGTTTACCAAATGAGCGGCCCCCCCCATTTACACGTTCATGCCCTATTTGACGATCAAGAACATGCAAATTGTTGTATCCGCAAACTACAATCCATTGATGGCATTACAAATGTAGATTCTGAATTCTTAATAACCCGTTATAAAGAAAGAGGCGCGTTACTTATTTAA